A genomic region of Rhodococcus pyridinivorans contains the following coding sequences:
- a CDS encoding PIG-L deacetylase family protein: MEAVPENWQRGLVVVAHPDDIEYGAAAAIARWTRQGKEISYVLATSGEAGIAGLSPEKSGPVRESEQRESARIVGVDTVEFLGHPDGRLVPSLDLRRDIASAIRRHRPEMVVTLAFGLSPRPGWVNSADHRALGISVLDAVSDAANEWIFPELTERGLEPWHGVRWAAVCPGSPPTHAVDVTDTVELAVESLAAHRLYLQALDDRPVEAQAREQVERASAPLPGFAAERASGFELYTFAG; encoded by the coding sequence GTGGAGGCGGTACCGGAGAACTGGCAACGCGGACTCGTCGTCGTCGCCCACCCGGACGACATCGAATACGGCGCGGCGGCGGCGATCGCGCGGTGGACCCGACAGGGCAAGGAGATTTCCTACGTTCTGGCCACCAGTGGCGAGGCGGGCATCGCCGGTCTGTCGCCCGAGAAGAGCGGGCCGGTGCGGGAATCGGAGCAGCGCGAGTCCGCGCGGATCGTCGGAGTGGATACCGTCGAGTTCCTCGGGCACCCGGATGGTCGACTCGTCCCGAGTCTCGATCTCCGTCGCGACATCGCTTCCGCCATCCGACGTCATCGTCCTGAGATGGTGGTCACGCTCGCGTTCGGGCTGTCGCCCCGGCCGGGCTGGGTCAACAGTGCCGACCATCGGGCGCTCGGGATCAGCGTCCTCGACGCCGTCTCCGATGCCGCGAACGAATGGATCTTCCCGGAACTCACCGAACGCGGTCTGGAACCGTGGCACGGCGTGCGATGGGCTGCCGTGTGTCCGGGTTCGCCTCCGACCCACGCGGTGGACGTGACCGATACGGTCGAACTGGCAGTCGAGTCCCTCGCGGCGCACCGTCTGTACCTGCAGGCTCTCGACGACAGGCCGGTGGAGGCACAAGCGCGCGAACAGGTGGAGCGCGCATCGGCGCCGCTGCCGGGATTCGCTGCCGAGCGCGCCTCCGGGTTCGAGTTGTACACCTTCGCGGGATAG
- a CDS encoding glutamate ABC transporter substrate-binding protein: MKLSRSIRLGIGAVAVAVVATACGGDETRSVSQSADNGTLTVGIKFDQPGLGLRNPDGSFSGFDVEVAKYVAGQLGVSEENIEFKEAPSAQRETLIQNGEVDYIVATYSITDSRKEKVDFAGPYFIAGQSLLVRADDTEITGPDSLNGGKRLCSVAGSTPAQNVKDNYAQDVQLQEFDTYSLCVEALRNGAVDAVTTDDIILAGYAAQSPGDFKVVGEPFTTERYGIGLAKGDDESRNAINDAIEEMIASGAWEAAFQETVGASGYELPEQPSVDRY, from the coding sequence ATGAAATTGTCCCGCTCCATCCGCCTGGGCATCGGCGCCGTCGCCGTGGCAGTCGTCGCCACGGCGTGCGGTGGCGACGAGACGCGCAGTGTCTCGCAGTCCGCGGACAACGGCACCCTGACGGTCGGTATCAAGTTCGACCAGCCGGGCCTGGGCCTGCGCAACCCGGACGGTTCGTTCAGCGGGTTCGACGTCGAGGTCGCCAAGTATGTCGCCGGTCAGCTCGGTGTGTCCGAGGAGAACATCGAATTCAAGGAAGCTCCGTCCGCCCAGCGCGAGACCCTCATCCAGAACGGTGAGGTCGACTACATCGTCGCGACCTACTCGATCACCGATTCCCGCAAGGAGAAGGTGGACTTCGCCGGCCCGTACTTCATTGCGGGCCAGTCGCTCCTCGTGCGCGCGGACGACACCGAGATCACCGGACCCGACTCGCTCAACGGCGGCAAGCGCCTGTGCTCGGTGGCGGGTTCGACCCCGGCCCAGAACGTGAAGGACAACTACGCGCAGGACGTCCAGCTCCAGGAGTTCGACACCTACTCGCTGTGTGTCGAGGCGCTGCGCAACGGCGCGGTCGACGCGGTGACCACCGACGACATCATCCTCGCCGGCTACGCCGCGCAGAGCCCGGGCGACTTCAAGGTCGTCGGTGAGCCGTTCACCACCGAGCGCTACGGCATCGGTCTCGCCAAGGGCGACGACGAGTCGCGCAATGCGATCAACGACGCGATCGAGGAGATGATCGCCAGCGGTGCGTGGGAGGCCGCATTCCAGGAGACGGTCGGCGCCTCGGGCTACGAGCTCCCGGAGCAGCCGAGCGTCGATCGCTACTGA
- a CDS encoding amino acid ABC transporter permease, translated as MSAHGTVLYDAPGPRAKALYRILSVVVVALLVLVGWIVYRALDANGQLTAAKWEPFVESSSWTTYLLPGIRGTIIAAVASIVLALVLGTVLGIARLSDHRWVRWIAGTIVELFRAVPVLILMIFAYQVFAEYRVFKSGYLALAAVITGLTLYNGSVIAEIVRAGIRSLPRGQSEAAYAIGMRKNQLMRLILLPQAVTVMLPAIVSQMVIALKDSALGYLIGYVEVVRSGQQLGAFFQNYLPSLLVVAAIMIILNSALTQFAIWLEKRLRSGKRKKGAVAAEEPQTMPTMSVPGLDLSGEGRK; from the coding sequence ATGAGTGCACACGGAACCGTTCTCTACGACGCACCCGGGCCCCGCGCCAAGGCGCTCTACCGGATCCTGTCGGTGGTCGTGGTCGCGCTCCTCGTCCTGGTCGGCTGGATCGTCTACCGCGCGCTCGACGCCAACGGACAGCTGACGGCCGCCAAGTGGGAGCCGTTCGTCGAATCGTCCAGCTGGACCACCTATCTGCTGCCCGGCATCCGCGGCACGATCATCGCGGCCGTCGCGTCGATCGTGCTGGCACTCGTGCTCGGCACGGTCCTGGGTATCGCGCGTCTGTCCGACCACCGGTGGGTCCGCTGGATCGCCGGCACGATCGTCGAGTTGTTCCGCGCCGTCCCGGTGCTGATCCTGATGATCTTCGCCTACCAGGTGTTCGCCGAGTACCGCGTCTTCAAGTCCGGATATCTCGCGCTCGCGGCGGTCATCACCGGCCTGACCCTGTACAACGGCTCGGTCATCGCCGAGATCGTGCGCGCGGGCATCCGATCGCTTCCGCGTGGTCAGAGCGAGGCCGCCTACGCGATCGGTATGCGGAAGAACCAGCTCATGCGACTGATCCTGCTGCCGCAGGCCGTGACGGTCATGCTCCCGGCGATCGTGTCGCAGATGGTGATCGCGCTCAAGGACTCCGCGCTCGGCTACCTCATCGGCTATGTCGAAGTGGTGCGTTCCGGCCAGCAGCTCGGCGCGTTCTTCCAGAACTACCTGCCGTCGCTGCTGGTGGTCGCGGCGATCATGATCATCCTCAACAGTGCGCTGACACAGTTCGCGATCTGGCTCGAGAAGCGTCTGCGATCCGGGAAGCGGAAGAAGGGTGCCGTGGCGGCCGAAGAGCCGCAGACGATGCCCACGATGTCGGTGCCGGGCCTGGACCTGAGCGGCGAGGGCCGCAAGTAA
- a CDS encoding amino acid ABC transporter ATP-binding protein, giving the protein MISMNGVNKHFGSLHVLQDINLEIPRGQVVIVVGPSGSGKSTLCRTINRLEPIDSGEIHVDGTLLPEEGKALARLRSDVGMVFQSFNLFAHKTILENVMLGPLKVRRIKKDKVRESAMQLLDRVGIANQADKYPAQLSGGQQQRVAIARALAMNPKVMLFDEPTSALDPEMVQEVLDVMTSLAKEGMTMVVVTHEMGFARKAGDRVLFMADGRIVEDTDPETFFTTPKSDRAKDFLGKILSH; this is encoded by the coding sequence ATGATCTCCATGAACGGGGTGAACAAGCATTTCGGATCCCTGCACGTACTGCAGGACATCAACCTCGAGATTCCGCGAGGACAGGTCGTCATCGTCGTCGGCCCATCGGGTTCGGGCAAATCGACCCTCTGCCGCACCATCAACCGGCTCGAACCGATCGATTCGGGAGAGATCCACGTCGACGGCACCCTGCTGCCGGAGGAGGGCAAGGCACTCGCCCGCCTTCGTTCGGACGTCGGCATGGTGTTCCAATCGTTCAACCTCTTCGCCCACAAGACGATCCTCGAGAACGTCATGCTCGGCCCCCTCAAGGTGCGCAGGATCAAGAAGGACAAGGTCCGCGAGTCGGCGATGCAGCTGCTCGACCGGGTCGGGATCGCCAATCAGGCCGACAAATACCCGGCGCAGCTGTCGGGCGGCCAGCAGCAGCGCGTGGCGATCGCACGCGCGCTCGCGATGAATCCCAAGGTCATGCTGTTCGACGAGCCCACCTCCGCCCTCGACCCCGAGATGGTCCAGGAGGTCCTCGACGTGATGACCTCCCTCGCGAAAGAGGGCATGACGATGGTCGTGGTCACCCACGAGATGGGATTCGCCCGCAAGGCCGGCGACCGCGTTCTGTTCATGGCCGACGGTCGCATCGTCGAGGACACCGATCCCGAGACCTTCTTCACCACACCGAAATCCGATCGCGCCAAGGACTTCCTCGGCAAGATCCTCAGTCACTGA
- a CDS encoding amino acid ABC transporter permease, with protein MDLLSKYSSQLLDAFWTTIQLTVISAIGALILGTILAAMRVSPIPVARAVGAAYVTIFRNTPLTLIIIFCLFGLSQTLGIKLASESSPTFLVDNNFRLAVLGLSVYTAAFVCESLRSGINTVSLGQSEAGRSLGLTFSQNLRLIVLPQAFRAVIAPLGSVLIALTKNSTIASVIGVSEASLLMKTMIENEAAIFVVGGIFALGFVILTLPTGLLFGRLSKRYEVAR; from the coding sequence GTGGATCTGTTGAGCAAGTACAGCAGCCAGCTACTCGACGCGTTCTGGACCACGATCCAGTTGACCGTCATCTCGGCGATCGGTGCACTGATCCTCGGAACGATCCTCGCCGCGATGCGCGTGTCCCCCATCCCGGTGGCGCGTGCCGTCGGCGCCGCCTACGTGACGATCTTCCGGAACACCCCGCTGACCCTCATCATCATCTTTTGCCTGTTCGGTCTGTCCCAGACGCTCGGCATCAAGCTGGCCTCCGAGTCGTCGCCGACCTTCCTGGTGGACAACAACTTCCGACTCGCTGTGCTCGGCCTGAGCGTCTACACGGCGGCCTTCGTGTGCGAGTCGCTCCGCTCGGGCATCAACACGGTCTCGCTCGGACAGTCGGAGGCCGGCCGCTCGCTGGGTCTGACCTTCAGCCAGAATCTGCGCCTGATCGTCCTCCCCCAGGCCTTCCGCGCGGTCATCGCCCCGCTCGGTTCGGTGCTCATCGCGTTGACCAAGAACTCGACGATCGCCTCCGTCATCGGCGTGTCCGAGGCCTCGCTGCTGATGAAGACGATGATCGAGAACGAAGCGGCCATCTTCGTCGTCGGTGGCATCTTCGCGCTCGGATTCGTCATCCTCACCCTTCCCACCGGCCTGCTCTTCGGCCGGCTCAGCAAGCGATACGAGGTCGCCCGATGA
- the recA gene encoding recombinase RecA has product MAAQAHDREKALELALAQIDKSFGKGSVMRLGEDVRPPIAVIPTGSIALDVALGIGGLPRGRVIEIYGPESSGKTTVALHAVANAQAAGGIAAFIDAEHALDPDYARKLGVDTDALLVSQPDTGEQALEIADMLIRSGALDIIVIDSVAALVPRAEIEGEMGDSHVGLQARLMSQALRKMTGALNNSGTTAIFINQLREKIGVMFGSPETTTGGKALKFYASVRLDVRRIETLKDGGDAVGNRTRVKVVKNKVSPPFKQAEFDILYGQGISKEGSLIDMGVEQGFIRKSGSWYTYEGDQLGQGKENARKFLLENTDVRDEIEKKIKEKLGIGAVLTDPSDVEEPVDF; this is encoded by the coding sequence ATGGCAGCACAGGCTCACGACCGCGAGAAGGCGCTCGAGCTCGCCCTCGCGCAGATCGACAAGAGCTTCGGTAAGGGCTCGGTGATGCGCCTGGGCGAGGACGTCCGTCCGCCCATCGCAGTCATTCCCACCGGGTCGATCGCACTCGACGTGGCTCTCGGTATCGGCGGCCTGCCGCGCGGGCGCGTCATCGAGATCTACGGCCCGGAATCCTCGGGTAAGACGACGGTGGCCCTCCACGCGGTCGCCAACGCGCAGGCCGCCGGCGGCATCGCGGCGTTCATCGACGCCGAGCACGCCCTCGATCCGGACTACGCGCGCAAGCTCGGTGTCGACACCGACGCCCTGCTCGTGTCCCAACCCGACACCGGTGAGCAGGCCCTCGAGATCGCCGACATGCTCATCCGATCGGGTGCGCTCGACATCATCGTCATCGACTCGGTCGCGGCGCTCGTGCCCCGCGCCGAGATCGAGGGCGAGATGGGCGACAGTCACGTCGGTCTCCAGGCCCGCCTGATGAGCCAGGCACTGCGCAAGATGACCGGTGCGCTCAACAACTCCGGCACCACCGCGATCTTCATCAACCAGCTGCGCGAGAAGATCGGCGTGATGTTCGGCTCGCCCGAGACCACCACGGGCGGTAAGGCGCTGAAGTTCTACGCCTCCGTGCGTCTGGACGTGCGCCGGATCGAGACGCTCAAGGACGGGGGCGACGCGGTGGGCAACCGCACCCGCGTGAAGGTCGTCAAGAACAAGGTCTCGCCTCCGTTCAAGCAGGCCGAGTTCGACATCCTGTACGGCCAGGGCATCTCGAAGGAGGGCTCGCTCATCGACATGGGTGTCGAGCAGGGCTTCATCCGCAAGTCCGGCTCCTGGTACACCTACGAGGGCGACCAGCTGGGGCAGGGCAAGGAGAACGCCCGCAAGTTCCTGCTCGAGAACACCGATGTGCGCGACGAGATCGAGAAGAAGATCAAGGAGAAGCTCGGCATCGGTGCCGTTCTCACCGATCCGAGTGATGTCGAGGAGCCGGTCGACTTCTAG
- a CDS encoding DUF3046 domain-containing protein, with protein MRLTEFYEVVRDEFGQMHGDALLRDHVLLSLGGRTAAEAIEAGQEPREVWRALCDEFDVPPVRR; from the coding sequence GTGCGGTTGACGGAGTTCTACGAGGTGGTCCGGGACGAGTTCGGACAGATGCACGGCGATGCCCTGCTGCGCGATCACGTGCTGCTTTCGCTCGGTGGACGGACGGCGGCCGAGGCGATCGAGGCGGGACAGGAGCCCCGGGAGGTATGGCGCGCTCTCTGCGACGAGTTCGACGTCCCACCCGTGCGGCGGTAG
- a CDS encoding glycosyltransferase encodes MRVAVVAGPDAGHAIPAIALSLRLADAGHDAVVLTGERWLGLELPGVTFAELKGLAPRLGDDDGDAGAKIHARAAHIASEMLPDLGALLPDLVVADVLTAGGGMAAERLGIPWVELSPHPLYLPSRGLPPIGSGLDVGRGVRGRLRDAALRAMTARSLRQGERERSAARVGIGLPARDPGPRPRLIATLPALEVPRPDWPGHAHVVGPLLWEPTVEILDPPPGDGPLVMVAPSTAVTGVTGMVETVCDALDGAGMRVAATMLDPPPQSLPSWAVSGRGRQDVLLRQADVVVCGGGHGMLAKTLSAGVPAVIVPGGGDQWELANRAARQGSAVVVRPLDADAVRSAIDTVLSSPDFAAAARAAADGAGDVEDPVAVCEAAAD; translated from the coding sequence GTGCGAGTGGCGGTGGTGGCCGGGCCCGATGCGGGTCATGCGATTCCGGCGATCGCGTTGTCGCTGCGGCTCGCGGATGCCGGGCACGACGCGGTCGTCCTCACGGGCGAACGATGGCTCGGCCTCGAGCTGCCCGGTGTGACGTTCGCTGAGTTGAAGGGGCTGGCGCCCCGGCTCGGGGACGACGACGGCGACGCGGGGGCGAAGATCCACGCCCGCGCCGCCCATATCGCGAGCGAGATGCTCCCGGATCTCGGGGCCCTGCTACCCGACCTCGTCGTGGCGGACGTGCTCACCGCCGGCGGAGGGATGGCCGCCGAGCGCCTGGGGATCCCGTGGGTCGAGCTCTCGCCGCACCCGTTGTACCTGCCGTCGCGCGGGCTCCCGCCGATCGGCAGCGGTCTCGATGTGGGCAGGGGCGTGCGGGGCCGGTTGAGGGATGCCGCGTTGCGAGCGATGACCGCGAGATCGCTGCGGCAGGGGGAGCGCGAGCGTTCTGCCGCACGCGTCGGGATCGGTCTGCCGGCGCGCGATCCCGGGCCCCGGCCCCGGCTGATCGCCACCCTGCCGGCACTCGAGGTGCCACGTCCCGACTGGCCCGGGCACGCGCACGTCGTCGGTCCGCTGCTGTGGGAACCCACCGTGGAGATCCTCGATCCGCCGCCAGGGGACGGACCTCTCGTGATGGTCGCGCCGTCGACCGCGGTCACCGGCGTGACCGGGATGGTCGAGACGGTCTGCGACGCACTCGACGGGGCCGGGATGCGGGTCGCCGCGACGATGCTCGACCCTCCGCCGCAGTCGCTCCCCAGCTGGGCCGTCTCGGGTCGCGGCAGGCAGGACGTCCTGCTCCGGCAGGCCGATGTCGTCGTGTGCGGGGGTGGGCACGGGATGCTCGCCAAGACGCTGAGTGCGGGGGTTCCGGCGGTGATCGTTCCCGGGGGCGGCGACCAGTGGGAGCTGGCGAACCGCGCCGCACGGCAGGGGAGTGCGGTGGTGGTGCGTCCGCTCGACGCGGATGCGGTCCGCTCCGCGATCGACACCGTGCTGTCGTCGCCGGACTTCGCCGCCGCGGCTCGTGCGGCCGCGGACGGTGCCGGCGACGTGGAGGATCCGGTCGCGGTGTGCGAGGCCGCAGCGGACTGA
- the recX gene encoding recombination regulator RecX — protein sequence MDDSEERRPDARRERRGRRRSARTEQELPGGGTEAQAKDVCLRLLTDRARSRSELATKLEQKGFASDVAERALDRLTEVGLIDDADFANQWARSRHLHAGKGKRAIALELRRKGIDADDAAAALEQIDTADERERAVELVRKKLRTQPPLPTEGDRREIAAERDKLVRRLVGMLARRGYAQGMAFDVVREELATFGADASDLPHD from the coding sequence ATGGACGATTCCGAGGAGCGACGCCCCGACGCTCGGCGCGAACGACGCGGACGGCGGCGCTCGGCTCGCACCGAGCAGGAACTGCCCGGCGGCGGCACCGAAGCGCAGGCCAAGGACGTCTGTCTCCGTCTGCTGACCGATCGGGCACGCAGCCGATCCGAGCTCGCGACGAAGCTCGAGCAGAAGGGGTTCGCGTCCGACGTCGCCGAACGTGCCCTCGACCGTCTCACCGAGGTCGGGTTGATCGACGACGCGGATTTCGCCAACCAGTGGGCACGTTCACGGCATCTGCACGCGGGGAAGGGTAAGCGCGCGATCGCACTCGAACTGCGCCGCAAGGGAATCGACGCCGACGACGCGGCGGCTGCCCTCGAACAGATCGACACCGCCGACGAACGGGAACGGGCGGTCGAACTGGTCCGCAAGAAGCTCCGCACCCAGCCGCCGCTGCCCACCGAAGGGGATCGGCGCGAGATCGCGGCCGAACGCGACAAGTTGGTGCGGCGGCTGGTCGGGATGCTGGCCCGGCGCGGCTACGCGCAGGGGATGGCGTTCGATGTCGTGCGGGAAGAACTCGCGACGTTCGGTGCCGACGCGAGCGACCTCCCGCACGACTGA